AGCACCACCTGGTAAAATGAGAGGTGACACACTGTGCATACACAGGTAAATCTGGTAAAGTTTTGATGTGCAACAGTGACTGACGTCCCCACCTGATATAGCTCCGACGGTTCTGCACCGCTCATTAAGGGTGGGGGGAAAGAATATCCTCTGTTCTCACTCATATTAAAGATGGAGTCATCTTCCATCTGTGGttgaggcaaaaagaaaaaaaaagaactgcatgaaatacatttttaagaaatttGCTTTTTAGCTGCAGTATTGATACAACTGAGGTAAAAGTGAGGATTACATGtcagcagcaaaaacaggaaCTTAACCTATAAAAGCTAATTATAGGCTACAACTGTTAAGTTTAGCttgtaaccatgacaacaaaatgtaaagtttcCTTTCCTTGTGTATTTTTTACTCTTTCCTTTCTTTAACCCTGACtgaatacaaatattttctaattttacccCCAGCCAAACCTCCCCTAAACACCCATGTGTTGAATTCTTTGAGCTCTTGTTGGTGTTAAAGTTTGATAATTCCAAGAAAGTTGAGAGAAGCAGACAAACAGGTCAGACAGGGAGACAGATGCAGACGTAACATTACCTGCTGGAGACGGTCCATCTGGTCTAGCTTTACAGCAAGcgtagagagaaaaaaaaataccaaaaaaataaaagccctaaATGACAACAAGTAAGTTATCAGTTCTACGCAAAATGTCAGCAAACACTGCTGCACTGACTGGACCTTCTTCCGTTTGCCGTAACGTTATGCCGCGAGAATGttccccattaaaaaaaaaagtctcggttcaaaacaaatataagtCTGACATTTACCGACTCAGCATGACTATGTCGGTGTGCTGTTAGCTTAGTTTTCCCTGTCAGAGCTCTGACCGGCGGGGGGAACTCATCTCTTTGAAAACGGAAACACTGTTGAGCTCACCGGGCAACGTTTCCATGGTAACACCAATTACAGGTTGCTTTCATAACTACAGCAAATATGGACTACAAACAGAAGCATGGCAAATTTAGCgaaaaataaagctgctgtaTTAGAAGTGCTTCTTATACAttcaaacttttaacttttttttttaaagcacactcTCAGTTACCTTCACTGAGCTGCACATGTGCACGTGAGTCGTGTTTTCTGTGTGACTGGTGATTCAAAGGCcacaaaactgttaaaagtaccttttaaaataactacGGCATTGTTACACGCTACGTAGATTAGGTTTGACAAATGTAAAGAGAAGTTTGTCAAAAGGAAGTAAAAACTAAACCTTAAAACACCTTCGTTTTTGCTAAACCAATGACAAAGTATTCCcaattttcaattttatttaatgcTGTTACGAATATTTCTCAAGACGATTTATTAGTTTCCACTAGGATGCTGAAAATAACCTGGTAACATGTACGtatgaaaacagaatttaatctTACgagtaaatttaattaaatttaatcatCTCAATAAGACGTTTGGCAGCTCAGGTCAGGAAGTGTTGGGTCGCCTGGACTTTGGGGGCGGGGCTTAGCCTCAGCGCGGTCACTGTTGTCAGGCGGAACGGAGCAGGTTCTCAGCCGAAGAGCTTAGCCAAAACAATAttggttttaattgttttagatATGGTAAGTTTCGGTCTGCAAAACTTTTCCGGAATTATATTAGTCATATAAATACTTTCCGAAGACGTGCTGATATGTTGAATGCGCTACGGAGAACGCTTTAGTGTTAGCTTCGACCCGAAAACGGCGGACTAGCAAACATTAGCTTCGGTGTCTGAGGCCGCATTTGGTTTTAATGGTAAAAAATTGGCCCAAACAAGGTATTTAAATCATTACCGAAGACTTTTACTTTACCTTTTGGTTTGCTTCCGCTTTTTGAGGAAATATGTGCTGGTGAACTTGCcagagaaaatatttaagataaaaagcaaaagaaataaaacacccgacttttttttttcttgcggGATTGTAGGTTAAGTTCAAGGAATAGCACAAGCTATTAAAGCtagagtttttacattttaaataggGCTTTGTTAATTTTTACTATTAGCGTTTTAAAGTCGTAATGAAGTTACAGAATTAAATTTATGtagttagcttttttttcttttcggaCAACATAGTTAGCTTTTATCAGTTAGCCACATGGCTGCCATATTTGGACAGGCTAATTCAAGGTCAGCTAATGATAACAGTCTATCCGACTATGTTGATTAATCTGGCCAACTTTGTTTTGATGCTTATGTCTTATACAAACAAAATTATAtacatatttcatattttgtttaagGATTTCAACAAGCCCAGAAGCTTCAACGAGACCGTGCCTTCATTGAAGTTATCAAATGGGTACATTCTCCCTGAAGGCAAACTGACCCCCAATGCTTTGTTTGTGGGTGGGATCGACATAAAGGTCAGCTCAAAGCTGCTTGGTGCATGTGTATTTTATATTAACTGATGTGTGGCATTACATATAATCAGATTAACAGGTTTAAGTAGGGCCAGTTCACAACAGAAAGTAATGTTAAGGCACTTCAGGTCATGCAgacaagtttaatttaaagttaattacAGAGTTCAGTTTAGTTATATTTCAGTCCAGATATTCAGATTCAAATCTGCTGTACATTCACTCTCATGTAAGATAAATCTAATACAACAAAGTCAGAATCACTAAAAGCCATTTTACTAGACTTTAAGCAAGTAAATGCAAATGTTCTAAGCTGGTTACATTTGATACAGAGGGCAAAAGATTGAGCCGATTGACGGCCGTTGACCCAAGTGCTGagcataaaataattaaataacaacataaagAGCAAAAGACCATACAAGACAGAAGGAAAAATGGGTtacaaagcaataaaatcatagaaaaaatgaatacaaatgtgttttaagattaAATTTAAGAACAGCATGAGTTGAAGTCTGTAATAATTAAAGGcaaacttttgatttaaaaaggagACATATTTGTTAATCAAATGACTTAGCAGTGTTGAGATCACCACATTATGCTGATCTTTTCAGCTAAATGAAGAATTTAcacatttgattattttttttacagctttaacaaattgaaggttgttttttttaatcaaagttatTGAAATGTACTGTTTTAGTGTAATTTAAAATTGACATAGTTTTGTGCAGAGCTTCCAGATTGACAATTGTAAAGTACATAAACTAATTTTTTGACCTTCAGGTTGATGAAAATGAAATGCGGGACTTCTTTGCGAGATACGGTGCTGTAAAGGAAGTAAAGATCATCACATATCGTGGAGGGATCTGCAAAGGGTGAGCTGCAGTGGTgtcatgatgtttttgttttaaacagctggATATTTGTGACTAtattagattttaaacaaagatatttaCCAGCTCTGTATATTTATAGTATTGTAATGATCTTTGTTTTCCTAGTTTTGAGGTCAACTTGTGTTAATAGTAAAGCATTAAACCTGTGTTTGGTTCggtttgtctttagttttcGACACAGATTAGTTTAATTCCTTCCAACCAGTTAATGGAAAACTGTCTAGTTTGCAGTTCATCTTCAAGGCTTTGCAAACACAAGCTTTACTTCATTATTAATGGActatattttatgaaaaatgctAACATTCTAATATGATCTAATGTTTTTTATATGTTGTTTGTATTAAATCAGTGaggtattttctgttttcctagTTATGGGTTTGTGTACTTCAGTGAAGATGTCAACATTCAGTCAATCATTGAGGTGAGTGGATGTATTTCTtgagaatattttgtttgtaatgtaAACAACCGGATGTAAAATTTTCTCTAAAAGTGCGTTTTTGctacaacaaaacagcaacagatcAGTTTTAAAGGTCGCAAGCTCAAGCTGGGACCTGCAATCATGAAAGAACGGACCTCACGTATGTGTATGTGACCACTTCAGATCATCCTGTTTCATTTTATGTCTCGGTGTAAACAGGAACGCAGATTTgcacattatttctttgttccCATCCAGGTTCCGTGCCATCTCGTCTAGTTGGACCGACTCCTTGGATGAGTCCCACCCAGTACATCTACTGCGCTTGCTGCTCACCCATGGGAGGAGGGGTGACCCAACCCTCACCCATCCTCAGCGGGGGCAGCCCCTATAATCAGGTGCCTCACACTCAAGCAAGCAAATCTTTTCTCCGTGTGCCATCTCACATCTAATAACTGGCTTCTgcaagttgcattaaaattcgTGAGCTGTTTTGCTTACAGACTCAAGTAAAGAAACCACTTAAAATCACTTATTTATAATAATGTCCAAGTCTGTAACCTTGTCCTGTGTGGTTCTGCTCACAGCCATATTCCTACACCAACTATGGAGGAGTCGTATTTCCTCAGATGCCAATGAACTATGCACAGAATCCCTACACTTATCCGGTAGGTAGATGAGCACAAAGACTCAGCAGTTATAGTCAGCTTCCCTCGTGTGGACTTTAGTTTGGTTTAAGCCCAAGTTTCTTTTCCTGCTCAATGACTTATAGGCTACACTTGTATTGTAGAAGCAAGTTTAGGtttctttgttgtcatttcctTGATGCTGTCCC
The DNA window shown above is from Kryptolebias marmoratus isolate JLee-2015 linkage group LG5, ASM164957v2, whole genome shotgun sequence and carries:
- the dazl gene encoding deleted in azoospermia-like isoform X2 → MDFNKPRSFNETVPSLKLSNGYILPEGKLTPNALFVGGIDIKVDENEMRDFFARYGAVKEVKIITYRGGICKGYGFVYFSEDVNIQSIIEQQISFKGRKLKLGPAIMKERTSRSVPSRLVGPTPWMSPTQYIYCACCSPMGGGVTQPSPILSGGSPYNQPYSYTNYGGVVFPQMPMNYAQNPYTYPYTPTPWTPDQRVRPVNQNFVDCGVQTMLTVL
- the dazl gene encoding deleted in azoospermia-like isoform X1, which encodes MDFNKPRSFNETVPSLKLSNGYILPEGKLTPNALFVGGIDIKVDENEMRDFFARYGAVKEVKIITYRGGICKGYGFVYFSEDVNIQSIIEQQISFKGRKLKLGPAIMKERTSRMCSVPSRLVGPTPWMSPTQYIYCACCSPMGGGVTQPSPILSGGSPYNQPYSYTNYGGVVFPQMPMNYAQNPYTYPYTPTPWTPDQRVRPVNQNFVDCGVQTMLTVL